In one Silene latifolia isolate original U9 population chromosome 10, ASM4854445v1, whole genome shotgun sequence genomic region, the following are encoded:
- the LOC141607150 gene encoding transcription termination factor MTEF18, mitochondrial-like produces the protein MRQSSSSYSTISLLQTLFLRHFSTKTTRTKTLPSLTKTIPSKYRSIAIQQAQEVLTRHLQNTSALPFTYAQLISKNSIHSISEIISKVPFSSSAFRYKFQSFLLYNPINEFGFFYESIGIDYLNIHKFLKPDVQFCIVFDAACCLAEFGFPWDKLGRLYVEEDLIFRQKPEVLRGRLDGLVSLGFGNQQIIGICFAFPGLLKEQEKGGLDCDYDALLDDLKRVFLDLDLESCMVGNSDVWFEVCEKVKFFYELGVKKGEFLKLIVSILTCYPMETLGEKVEFFSRLGFEKSEIGVLILSNPKILGIKIEDRVISVSSILKHFGLCKEKLLSVEEKYAYVFGRNKMVNLPSILRALDLHEWFFDRMKCGDYKLFDSYDLSSPDDGLDENYVQHLESLKTERTYSYSFSKLKFLHGIGFGENGLTVKLFASLQGSAGDLQERFDFLLSEGIEFSKLFKMMSRTPKILNQEMGSLKKKLQFFVEEIDLPLNYLETFPSYFLYNLETRIKPRYKFHVWLTDQGLCTKKITLATIISVGHKGFVSQLSRIHPSAPQLWMEQYGNKKVDL, from the coding sequence ATGAGACAGTCATCTTCATCTTATTCCACAATCTCCCTTCTTCAAACACTATTTCTCAGACATTTCAGTacaaaaacaacaagaacaaaGACTTTACCAAGTCTGACCAAAACAATCCCTTCAAAATACAGATCTATTGCTATACAACAAGCCCAAGAAGTGTTAACTCGTCATCTCCAAAACACAAGTGCATTACCCTTCACTTATGCTCAACTTATAAGTAAAAACTCTATACATTCAATTTCTGAAATTATTTCAAAAGTACCCTTTTCATCTTCTGCTTTCAGGTATAAATTCCAGAGTTTCCTTTTGTATAATCCCATTAATGAATTTGGTTTCTTTTATGAAAGTATTGGTATTGATTATCTCAATATTCATAAGTTTTTGAAACCTGATGTTCAGTTTTGTATTGTTTTTGATGCTGCTTGTTGTCTTGCTGAATTTGGGTTTCCTTGGGATAAGTTAGGGAGGTTGTATGTTGAGGAAGATTTGATTTTTAGGCAGAAACCTGAGGTTTTGAGGGGGAGATTAGATGGGTTGGTTTCATTAGGGTTTGGTAATCAGCAGATTATTGGCATTTGTTTCGCGTTTCCGGGTTTGTTGAAGGAGCAGGAGAAAGGTGGGTTGGATTGTGATTATGATGCATTGTTGGATGATTTGAAAAGGGTTTTTCTTGATTTGGATTTGGAGAGTTGTATGGTTGGAAATTCGGATGTTTGGTTTGAGGTTTGTGAGAAAGTTAAGTTTTTTTACGAGCTTGGTGTCAAGAAAGGGGAGTTTTTAAAGTTGATTGTAAGCATTCTGACTTGTTACCCTATGGAGACTTTGGGTGAGAAGGTCGAGTTCTTTTCAAGGTTAGGTTTTGAGAAATCAGAAATTGGTGTCTTGATTCTTTCTAACCCTAAGATATTGGGAATAAAAATCGAAGATCGTGTGATTTCAGTTTCTAGCATCTTGAAGCATTTTGGGCTATGTAAGGAAAAATTGTTATCAGTAGAAGAGAAGTATGCATATGTATTTGGTCGGAACAAGATGGTCAATTTGCCAAGTATTCTCAGAGCTCTGGATCTTCATGAATGGTTTTTCGATAGGATGAAGTGTGGAGATTATAAGTTATTTGATAGTTATGATTTGAGTAGTCCTGATGATGGTTTAGATGAGAATTATGTACAACACTTGGAAAGCCTGAAGACTGAGAGAACGTATAGTTACTCGTTCAGTAAATTGAAGTTTTTACATGGTATTGGGTTCGGAGAAAATGGTCTCACCGTTAAGCTCTTCGCTTCTTTACAGGGTTCAGCTGGTGACTTGCAAGAACGGTTTGATTTCCTGTTGAGTGAAGGGATTGAGTTTTCCAAGCTCTTTAAGATGATGAGTCGTACACCCAAAATACTTAATCAGGAGATGGGCAGTCTTAAGAAAAAACTCCAGTTCTTTGTCGAGGAAATTGATTTACCTTTGAACTACCTCGAGACTTTTCCATCTTATTTTCTGTATAATCTAGAAACCCGTATCAAGCCCAGATACAAGTTTCATGTATGGCTAACTGATCAGGGTTTGTGTACCAAGAAGATTACTCTTGCAACTATAATTTCTGTTGGTCATAAAGGTTTCGTGTCACAACTGTCCCGTATACATCCAAGTGCACCTCAGCTGTGGATGGAGCAATATGGGAACAAAAAAGTTGACCTATGA